The segment GATTGATTGTGTGCGGAGACGATGTCTAACGTGTACGACTGGCCGAGTATCGGATACAGCGGTTTGATTCCCATCGGTGTAATCACATCTCCAACGAGATGACAGCCAACGGCGACGAATCCAGTAATAAATCCGTAAAACGTCTCTTCAGCTTTTCCGGTGAGCGAGAGCGGTTCGAAACTGAATGCGACGACTGCGAGTGCGATACCCGCGATAAGCGCCGCCGACATCGTATGCGTGACACCTCGATGTGCGATTTGAGCGATTCGAAGGTCTATATCGGGTAACACTCCGATGAACAACCCGGTTACCGTGATGATTTTTGCGCCTCGCATTCTTTCGCGGGCGACGAGGCCGAAGACGACGAATCCGAATATGAACAGTATTATTCCCCAGTGTCCTAATTTGTTCATCGGCCCACCGGGTGTTTGACATCCCCTGACATAACAGGCGTTCCTATGCAATATCCCCCCCAAAACTTACGGCTTCGAGCGTGTACGCTTTAAGTTCCGACGTTGCTACTGATTCTTCTCGACAGCTAACGTGCTACCGATGAGTTGCTCGGTATCTCGTCGGAGTCGCTGTGAAATCGCGGAGGTAGAGATGTCGAGTTCCCGAGCCAGTTCGTTCTGTGAGATTCGCCGGGGAATTTCGTAGTAGCCACATTCGAACGCCATGCGAAGCAGTTGTTTCTGTTTCTCGGTGAGTCCGACGACGTCGGTTTCCTCGCGGTCGGTCGCGTTCCCGAGTTGGTTCACTCGGAAGGTGACATCGTTTTCGAGACAGTACTCTCGGAACGAGACGAGAGCTTCGCGGGTCGGAATCTGCATCCGTACTGTCCAACCGTCATCGCTGCTCTCTACGTCTAGAATTCGCGCGTCGAGTTCCGAACATCGCGGCGCGATGAGTTCCACGCTGGAGACTGGTTCGAGTCGATAGACGCGCCGGTCGTCGTACATCTCCACGAGTACCGGGTCGGCAACTGTGTGGTCTTGTTGAAGTGCTTGTTCGAAAGTGTCGAACTCTTCGCCGCAGACCGAGATGAATAGGTGTTCTGGCGTTGTCCCCGTCAGGTGTTCCGTTCGTATCGTCACGTCGGATGTGGCTTTAATTGTAGAAGAAAGAAGGAGGTCTGACCCGGAGAGAGATACTTCTGCGACAATATCGTACAGCTGTCGCTCGATTGTTTCGTTTTGTCTGTCGATGCTTGCATCGTCACCATCACCTACCGTTGGTGCTGTCAGGGTGCCTGGGTGTGGCTGATTAGTGGCATTGTTGGGTTCTCCGCTCATCTACATAGTATATAATTAACGGCCGACTGATGGGTCTTGTAGCTAGATTGGTAGCCGGTTTTCGACGGCTCCTCAATATGTATAAATTAGCCTGCAAGCTACGTCCGTTGATTGTCACTTTTGCTCGTCTTCGAACAGCGTCGTGAGTAGGTTTCGCTCAGCCGCCCGAAGATGCCGATTGAACGTTGGTTGTGACACGCCGATCGATTCGGCGATTTCCTGTCCGTTGCTCTCGCGTGGCCATTCGAAAAAACCACTCCAGTACGCAGTTTCCAGCGCCTCGGATTGTCGGTCTGTGAGCCGGTGTCGTAACTGCGCCCGGAAATCCTGTTCCGTTTGTACCGGTCGATTCCGCTTTCGGCGCGCAACGAGTTCCGTATTCCCGTACCGACTTTGGAACGTTTCGACGAATCGGCGCACGTCTGCAGTTTGCGGTAGCTCGACGGTGAGTCTCGCTTCTCGGCCTTCCGCAGTCGCGGCCTTTGGAATCGCGCCGTGGTCGAGTAGTAGTGAGATGACGTTCGAGCCGGAGATGGTACATTCGAAGAGGTTCCGTTCGTCGTTCCCGGTGATATGTCTAATATCGTTAACCACGAGCGACTGGTCGGAAAACGAAAGTACTGCTTCGGGCGTGGTTCCCTCAGTCGTGAAAAAGAGCCGAAGCGTGTCATCAGTTTCGCGGATGACACTCTCGAACTCGAACCGACAGTCAACCATCTGGACGAATTTGATAACCGTGAACTGTGGGTCACGCACCCGAAATTCCAGTTCGACGGCGCTATCGCTAACGAGTGCTTTCTTGCTCTCGACGGCATTTATGCCATACGCGATTGCCGTACCGACATCTTCGAGGAGGTCTTGTTCCATTTCGCCGAAGGTGTTCGGTTCGCCCGAGTAGACCGTCAGTACACCGTAGATACTCTCCCGGTAGATGATCGGAACGCTCACCGCCGCTCGATAGCCTCGTTTGAGTGCTTCCTGTCGCCACGACTCGTATGGTGGCTCCCCGAGTAAATCATTATCTCTTGCAGGTTCTCTGGTTCGAACTGCCCGCCGCGCCGTGGTTTCGGCTGTGTCCTCGTGGTTTGTTTCCGATAGTTCGTTCAGAAACGCCTGTTCGTCGCCGATCCACGTTTGAGCGCTCAGTTCGTCAGTCGTCGTGTCGTACTCGCCGACCCACGCGAACCGATACGGATCGGCGTTTGTCAACCGCTTACAGACTGCCTGCTCGATTTCGCTTCGTGTATCCGAACTCACGAGCGTGTGAAGCACGTCTCGAACGACCGATTCTCGTCGCTCTGTCTGTTCGAGTGTGGCTTTCGAATTTGCGAGTCTCGCCTCCTGTGCCGACAGCTCCCACTCCCTATCGAGACGGGTGAATGCCGATTTGACGTTGGAAGCAACTGTCTCTATTACTGTTGTTTCCTTTGGCTCGGAGTCGGACTGCGATTCCCTGCGCACTGCGAGAACGCCGTGTCTTCCGAGTGGAATGGCGAGCCACTGCGTGAACCCTGCCCCTTCGCTTTCATCTTTCAGCTGGATTTCGTTCTCCAAAAAGGCGTTCCACCCGAGTCCGCTGTCGGCATCGAACAGGTCGGCATCGGGGTTCTCGACGCCTTTCCATGCGACTGGCCGAAGCGCGCCCGCTTCGCCGTCGTATCGTGCGACGATTGCGGCGGCGTAACTCAATTTCGACGATGCGACGGCGACTGCGGTTTCGGCCACTTCGTCTTCGGTTTCCGCAGTCGCTAGTGTCTCGCTCGAATTGCGGATCGCTGTAAGCTGTCGTTCGTGACGAATCCATCTGGCAGTCCGCTCGATTTCATTCGCCAGTGCTCTCCCGCCGCCCGCTTTTGGAATCCAATCCGCGAGGTCGTGGTCAAGAACGTCCTCAAAAACGCTGTTCGCTGTATCTGAAAAGAGGAGACGCGGAAGTAATGGCTGTGAGTTTCGAATCTCTTCGAGAAACGGAAGCACGTCCGCATCTGGTATCGCCGTCGTGCAGACGACACAATCGGCTGCATGAAGTCGATCGTGCGCATCTACGGCGTTCGGCACAGTTTCGACGGTAATGTTCACACGCTCTCGAACCATGGCCATCGCTTGCCCGTCGGCGGGGGGAGCAACGAACAGAACGTGAATTGGCTCGGTCATAGCTTATATCCGTATTTTTCGCGCAATCGGTGCCGTCTCACTTTTTCGATGTGGCGGATTCGACAGTCGAGGCGAGTTCGGTGATTTCTACCATCAAATTCGGCCGGTTGGCATCCGTGGTGCGGAACGTCCACGACCAGTCGAACTCGATTCCAGCGTCGTGACCGCGAATCAATAAGTCTTCGAGTGACGCGTCGAACTCCTTCGGCGTTTGGAATCCTTCAGTATCATTCGTAGCTTTGGTGCTGGCAGAACTTTCTGGCGGGTCTGTATTGTTCGGCGTGTTCATCTATGCGCCTCCCACGTACCATGATTTAGCGGGTGGCATATTAAACCCAGAAATCTCTTTCAGATGGTTCCACACTGTTTCAAACCGCACAAACGGCTACTACAGCTTTCTATACGCTCTTCTATGACTGCTAGTTGCTCACAGCTTGTTGGCAGTTGATGGCGAACTCTTCTCCGAACCTCCGCGTTTTATTGCTATGATAACAAAGTGCACTCGCGTCGTTCTGCAAACGAGATGCCCTTGGACACCACGTGGTTCGTGATGGTACAGGATGATGGGGAACCGTTTGGACAGGAGTGGTGGTGACCATGGCAATCCTTGAACTTGCAGTTACGTTTTTCGTACTCGCAATTCTCGCGTATATCGTCGGTGCACGCGGTATCGCTGGACTGACGATGAGCATTGCACGCCTGCTCATCGTCGTTTTCCTCATATTGGCTGTTATCTCGATGATACTGTGAGGTGACTTCCTCTCTACCGTATTTCTCGACCCGACAGGCCTGCACGACCTGTGGGTAGGATTTGTGCTCCGTAGCGGGCGCCGACCTGCGACAAACTACTTCTCATTACCGCTGTAGGCGGAAGTATCTGTTTCACGGTTGACTGCGCGAAA is part of the Haladaptatus cibarius D43 genome and harbors:
- a CDS encoding metal-dependent hydrolase; its protein translation is MNKLGHWGIILFIFGFVVFGLVARERMRGAKIITVTGLFIGVLPDIDLRIAQIAHRGVTHTMSAALIAGIALAVVAFSFEPLSLTGKAEETFYGFITGFVAVGCHLVGDVITPMGIKPLYPILGQSYTLDIVSAHNQSANLLLLVVGILTFQMTVRHARMSDPVPTHSTGFHRADFGLDAETEADIDA
- a CDS encoding helix-turn-helix domain-containing protein; its protein translation is MSGEPNNATNQPHPGTLTAPTVGDGDDASIDRQNETIERQLYDIVAEVSLSGSDLLLSSTIKATSDVTIRTEHLTGTTPEHLFISVCGEEFDTFEQALQQDHTVADPVLVEMYDDRRVYRLEPVSSVELIAPRCSELDARILDVESSDDGWTVRMQIPTREALVSFREYCLENDVTFRVNQLGNATDREETDVVGLTEKQKQLLRMAFECGYYEIPRRISQNELARELDISTSAISQRLRRDTEQLIGSTLAVEKNQ
- a CDS encoding bacterio-opsin activator domain-containing protein, yielding MTEPIHVLFVAPPADGQAMAMVRERVNITVETVPNAVDAHDRLHAADCVVCTTAIPDADVLPFLEEIRNSQPLLPRLLFSDTANSVFEDVLDHDLADWIPKAGGGRALANEIERTARWIRHERQLTAIRNSSETLATAETEDEVAETAVAVASSKLSYAAAIVARYDGEAGALRPVAWKGVENPDADLFDADSGLGWNAFLENEIQLKDESEGAGFTQWLAIPLGRHGVLAVRRESQSDSEPKETTVIETVASNVKSAFTRLDREWELSAQEARLANSKATLEQTERRESVVRDVLHTLVSSDTRSEIEQAVCKRLTNADPYRFAWVGEYDTTTDELSAQTWIGDEQAFLNELSETNHEDTAETTARRAVRTREPARDNDLLGEPPYESWRQEALKRGYRAAVSVPIIYRESIYGVLTVYSGEPNTFGEMEQDLLEDVGTAIAYGINAVESKKALVSDSAVELEFRVRDPQFTVIKFVQMVDCRFEFESVIRETDDTLRLFFTTEGTTPEAVLSFSDQSLVVNDIRHITGNDERNLFECTISGSNVISLLLDHGAIPKAATAEGREARLTVELPQTADVRRFVETFQSRYGNTELVARRKRNRPVQTEQDFRAQLRHRLTDRQSEALETAYWSGFFEWPRESNGQEIAESIGVSQPTFNRHLRAAERNLLTTLFEDEQK
- a CDS encoding DUF1328 domain-containing protein, with the protein product MAILELAVTFFVLAILAYIVGARGIAGLTMSIARLLIVVFLILAVISMIL